Proteins from a single region of Plasmodium cynomolgi strain B DNA, scaffold: 0121, whole genome shotgun sequence:
- a CDS encoding hypothetical protein (putative) encodes MELPSKIFYSKLNFSDEELKQHEDKCKSYNLINTDSEIIKICAKLVKYLTNYNEQNNGDLKDHHCNLLSLWIIEQLFEKFERKSGKVAVPYNHLRFIINDVIKEFTQSEFDNCLRYVPVSQYVIWKKRKDLYDYCVDYDKFNKLDDFSDKKCQEYEEYINEISPLYNQIETLYIPEYKTMNKDFYEKCR; translated from the coding sequence ATGGAATTACcatcaaaaattttctattcaaaattgaatttttctgATGAAGAATTAAAACAACATGAAGATAAATGTAAATCATACAATTTAATAAACACAGATtctgaaattataaaaatttgtgcaaaGCTTGTAAAATATCTAACTAATTATAATGAGCAAAATAACGGAGATTTGAAGGATCATCATTGTAACCTTTTGAGCCTATGGATAATTGAACAGttgtttgaaaaatttgaacgTAAATCTGGAAAAGTTGCTGTTCCTTATAATCATCTTAGGTTTATTATAAACGATGTTATTAAAGAGTTCACACAATCAGAATTCGATAATTGCCTGCGTTATGTACCTGTATCTCAATATGTTATCTGGAAAAAGCGTAAGGATCTTTATGATTATTGTGTTgattatgataaatttaataaattagaTGATTttagtgataaaaaatgccaggaatatgaagaatacattaatgaaatatCTCCACTCTATAATCAAATTGAAACTTTATATATTCCAGAATATAAGACGATGAATAAagatttttatgaaaaatgtagAG